The genomic interval CGGATAGGAGTGGCCCGTCCATctcagggcatcatgcacacacacattcacacctaggggcatgtttttgggaggtaggaggaaaccggagatcccagaggaaacccataagGACGCAGGGAGAACTTGAAAAACGCTGCCCGGACAgtaaccaaaacaacaacaacaacaataataataataataacgcacgtgctgcgggggtttcctccgggtactccagtttcctcccccagtccaaagacatgcatggtaggctgattggcatgtccaaagtgtccgtagtgtatgaatgggtgtgtgaatgtgtgtgtgtgtgtgtgtgtgtgtgtgtgtgtgccctgcgatggattggcaccctgtccagggtgtacctcgccttgtaccccatgctccctgggataggctccaggttccccgcgaccctgtaggataaacggtatagaaaatggatggataataataataataataataataataataataataataaataaattaattaattaattaataaactaaaaataacaACGAGGCTCTGGCGAATCTTCATTTCTAAAACTGAaacctctttctctccctcctccccTCTTTGCGTCTCGAAGTCGAATTTATTCGATCCGTAACGCCAGTCCCGCGTTTTCCAGACGCTCTTCCAGGCCGCGCCTCGTTTGCATATGATTAAAATGCGTCAGCCCGAGGCAGCCAATCAGCGTGCAGAACAACACGGCGTGGTCTCCGTCCACATGGGCGCCCGCTGGGCTGCAGCGCGCCTTATTTGCATGACGAGCGCGTGACCCGGCCTCGCCTCGCCGCCCTGTAACCTGTCAATCACGCTGAGTCTGTTAGACACGCCCAGAACCACGTGATCAGGCTTAGATTTTTGAACGGTGGCGTCGTCAGAAACACGATAGGCTACtatcaaataaaacaacacgGGAAACTAGTACACGGTCACAGCTCTGGCAATAAATAGCAGTAGTATGCAGTAGCCATGTTGGCTCTCTTACACAAAGCACTTGGAATGTGTTAAATAGTGAACATTTAAAATCCCTGAACATAAAAAACTGACAGTATACACTGTATGTCTTCATTTGTTAGCTACTGTATGAAGGACtagtaaatctctctctctctctctctctctctctctctctctctctcacacacacacacacacacacacacacacacaattacaataataataacaatgcatGCTCCGCtggtgtccgtgtgggtttcctccgggttctctggtgtcctcccacctcccaattGGTGAATTGGCTACGATAacttgcccctaggtgtgaatgagtgtgtgcgtggTTCCCTACACACAGATGTAGTCCCACTTCACACCCGGCGTTCTCAAAATTCACAGCAACCCTGATAAAGTGGATACGGAAAGcaaaatcccattccagatgtattcccgttttcctgttataataacccccattcttctgggaaggctttttccactagattttgtagcgtggctgtggggattcgtGTTCATTCTTCTACAAGAGCATTCGTGAGGTCAGGCGCTAATGTTGGGTCAGGAGGCCTGGGGTACAGTcggcagtcggcgttccagttcatcccagaggtgttcagtggggttgaggtcggggttcaagagttcttccagtccaaacttggcaaaccatgtcttcatggagctcgctttgtgcacaggggcattgtcaagCTAGAACAGGTCTggctccagtgaagggaaattgtaaggCTACGGCGTACAAAGACGTTCTATAcggttgtgtgcttccaactttgtgggtgtgatggacgggtgtccgcatacttttggTCACACAGTGTAACTCATTGTGCTGTTCACTGTCTACTCTAACACTTAATAACATTAAACTAAACAATGTCAATCTCACTTCACTGCCAGCTGGACTCATGCCATCTAACAGAGACATGCGGAGATGAACTTAGACCTCATGATGATCAGCTGacttaaaaaattgttttttaaaaagtataagcCACATAATCAGTGAGCAATCGGTGATAGACTGTGAACATGATACAGCTATAAAGCCAGTGAAATGCTCGAGGAGTTACATTTCAACAGATTCTGCAGATAACGTAGGTTATAGTTATGGCATGTGAGGAGCATTACGTGAACTTTCCTCCACTGTTAACTGTGGCTGAAAATAAAGGCACCTGTTGGAGAGCTTATTGTGCAGCAGCAGTGCAGGACATTTCACATCATCACTCCAGCCATCTGTATGAATGAACGTTGGCATGGTAACGCACTGACAGAGAGGAAAACCCTGGTCGACCAGGAAACAGTCACAGAATCTCCTCCAATCAGCACAGCGCTTTGGAAGTGCGTCAGTGCTGATGTCGCTCTAGTGAAAACACaaatgcccacacacacatgctgcaaCAGTAGACATAAGGCATAAGTGACAGAAGTGTGAGCACAAGCAGACAACCAACACGCATAAAGTCTCACAAAAAATAACCATGAAATAAACTCTGcagtagaaatgcttttacaGTTATAGTGTGCTGTCACAGCACATTATAGGGAGGTCGGTTGGTTCCTTCCTCATGTCTGCCTTATTAAAGCAATTACGGCCTTGGTGAAGAAAAGATGGCATCAATTTTATACTCTtttgatttggaaaaaaataaaaaatatcaaaagagTAGATTGATTAGTAGTAGCTGATTAGATCATTTCCTATTAAAGtagccagtgagtgtataagaACTTAATACAAAATATCTATAATATCCTTGATAGACATGGGCTGTGATTTCTACCACTGTTACTAAATTAAAACCTGGCTATAAAATCCATGccttttggtcatttttttattcaccTGGGGTTTGAGTTTTCATTATGAACTATGAACAAAAACGCATGGATTGTGAGGAGAcccaaatattaaaacaaacaaacaaacaaacaaacaaacaaaaaaaaaccacgtaCCTTTAATATGACATGATCCAGTTTATATTACTTAAGGCTTAGAGCCCCCTCATGTGGTGAGTCCAGGAACTACAGAGTGATTTCATGCTACAGCATGTGCTTTGCTTGTCTCTTTATCAAGGGCAAACTTAGTCTAATGTAAAAGGACTGATTATTTACAAATGCTCTATATTTTAATACCTTGACTTGACATCACTCATATCTGAATGTGAAATGTGCTCATTTGAGGAGAACCTTGACATGTAGATTAGAAATATCAGAGATAATACACTCCGTATTCACTCACCATACAGTACAGTCttagaaaaaaatcaaagaaatcTTCAAAACGTAAAGGGTTTACCCTTAGCTATCCAAAAACGCCCTCAAAGaacacatgcatatacacaatatacatcaTGTTCATCCATCATCGGTGTCAAAAATATGCAATGAGCGCTGGGATAGAACAAACGTCCTGATATTTCAGCTTAAAAAATAACAAGTTCAAAATGCATTACACGATAATCAAGACAGGACAAGAATGCTCATGCATTAAATATGCAAAAAGGAGTTgcagtgtatttcagtaatacagtatataaacccAGTGTATAGTTGTAAATAATGGATAATAAATTAATTCTTGCGCAATTTATtaattaaccctttcatgcacacgtaaaaaaaaacaacaaacatatgACGCCATATGAATTATGACTTTTTCTAAATAtcacttacagtatattaaaaaatacatgGATGGCCCATGTGTAGGAATACTAtgagtgaaaagaaatgaaatcttccaatttcaatatttatacacaaaaatTGTTCATATTCAGGTCAAAAACAGAGCAACATTCTTGACCTAATATCCCTGAACTCGGAACAATTTACACAGTTTAGGACTGCTGGACGATAAAGCTGATTTCGGAGGTTTATAAGGAATAAAAGGTTTTAGAAAAGCTCCAGCGTTTGTTAGATTCAGCGCGCAGTGTTTTACACTCCattggagattttatttttagaaaatcGGTGAAGATCAACCAGAGACGTGAGAATTCTGAAATCAGCAGAAATCAggataatgatttattttaaactgtagTAGTGGaggatgtttatatatatatttttttatattttactatCAACAGCCTGAAGGTGATTGTTCATAAGTGTGGACGCTACGCAGGAAAGATATTAAAAGCATTTCTGAAATGACTTCATGCGTATGATGGAGTGGTCTCAGAGGAAGGCTGTCTTCTCTGTCACGGTCTGCAGCACAGCTGGATTACGTCATGCCAGTTCTTCCGACAGAAACCAGCCACTAGTGGGTGCACCTTCAAGACTTTATTCAAAGTGTTATCTCCTTCCCATGCGCTCATCAGTCATCAGGACCCTGCACGATACACCCCTACGAGCCTTCCCTTACAACTCATATGTCGATGCAGATTCCTTTAACGGCTCCTACCTGCATTCGTTTACACTAAAGGAGCCGCTCTGTGTGGCGTTCCTTTTTCAAATCCAAGTCACTGAAGAAggtgctctctgtctctcaaaaCATCGTGTCAGACTCCTCCCTGGGATGAATGAGTTCtgaagaagaaacagaaaacCACTGATAAGAGTCCTTTGGCCTGAAGGGTTTACTGGTAAATTTGGCGTATATTTGGCGAATTGTAATCTGATAATAGGAAACACTAGATCAATTtgactgtccatccatccatccatcttctataacacttatcctacagggtcgcggggaacctggagtctatcccagggagcatggggtacaaggcggggtacaccctggacggggtgccaatccatcgcacggcacaatcacatacacgctcacacacccatggacactttagacacgctgatcagcctaccgtgcatgtctttggactggtggaggaaaccggagtacccggaggaaacccctgcagcacggggagaacatgcaaactccacacacacacacacacacacacacacacacacatacacaggtcagcggcaggaatcaaacccccaacactggaggtgtgagggaaACGTTctacccactaagccaccgtgcgcccgatATTATCACTGTAAATATGACTATACGAGTCAATACGAGCAATTGTACCAAGTGTACCGTGTTGTTATTTCTTATCTAATCATTTTCCCCCCCACAGATATATTTCTATCTTTTTCCTGTATAACGCTGATTGCATTACTGACTGCAGCACGGCCATTTATATCGCATTTATATCTTTAACTAGCGACTTTGCACACACTTGAGGGAACTGAGGAGAAAACGCTGTGCAATTACCCCCTAGGGTGCCCTTACAGTGGAGAATAAACGATGCAGTGACCTATAGGTTTTATCCTATGTGCCAGGAAACAAGATGAAGTGCCCTAACGGCGTCCTTCCAgtggagaaaatgtgaaaatcaTCCCTACATGCGAGAAAATCTGATGCCGTGCCCTCTAGATGCTCCTACGTGCGAGAAAATGtgcccctctgtctgtctctatagtaggaaaaacaaacaaaccaagagAGAATGTCCTCCAGGCGCCATTTTAATTTTCCTCCCCTGTTCTTTGGACAGTCTGTGCCAGCTCCAACGATAATCATTAATTCTCTTGGAAATTTACCCTCCAGTAGATTTTTGTTTCAAGCCAGAATCGAATTAATGTCCACTAATCTAATCGGTAGAGATGCATTAACTGGTTTGGCCAATTTAAAGTGGAGTTAAACGTTGGTAGAAAGGTAGATCGGCGATCACTCGACTCCACGTAAGGTCATATTCGTCTTTCCCAGCCTGTGAGATCGACCCGATTGGATGGGTTCAGTGTTCTCGCTGCTCCGACACACCTTTATTAGCCAGATACTTACAGTATATAGGTTTATGGTTGCTAGCAAGCAACGCAGCAATCTTTCAGAACATGGATCGCTGCCATGAAGAGATCATAAAATCATTCACGAAAAGAATACTAATATAATGCTAATATAAACAAGCAGCGCACTCgtacgcttaaaaaaaaaaaaagcacgatgGTGTCTGTTAGGTTGTTTCCACGGGAGCGTTATTGTTTGCTTTTAGGAAGTAGGTTACGGCTGAAATCACCTTTTTACCCGAAATCCACCGGAGCCGTAGTTGACCAGAAAACGTCCTGACTTCCCGCTGTTGTCTGACAGATAACGGAGTACGGTTGTAAACATCTAATAAActgaacttttttaaaaaaaaaaacaaaaacatttttataacgGCACTGAAATGTGCTTTGCATGTTTGTGTAACACATTAGCGGGTCAGTGAGGTCAGGTTGGATGtttgttccagttcatcctaaaggtgttcagtggggttgaattCACAGGACACTCGAGTCCTTTCCATGTCGACCTTAAAGGGATAGCGCTCCCAGAAATGAAAACTCGGTCATCTTTTACTCACCCCGATGGCGTTCCAAAACCGTatgactttctttcttctgtggaacataaaagaagatattttgataaatgtctctgtttttttttttgtccatactGTGGAAGTCAATGGGCACCAAAACTGTTTGGTTACCAACATTCTTGAAAATATTTCCCTGTGTGTTCCTCAGAAGAAAGAAACGCATCCAGGTTCgtaacgacatgagggtgagtcaaCGATGAcaggattttcatttttgggtcaACGATCCCTTTGACATACAATGTcgtcatggagcttgctttgtgcacaggggcgttgtcGTGCTAGAACGGGCTCCAGTATATTCAGTGAATGAAATTATGAATTGCATTTCGTAAAGCGCAAACCGACCACCGGTCacttattaatgaaaaaaaataagtgaataaatcaGACGCAAAGGGATtgctttatatttacagtttttattactCTTAATTATGTTGCAAACAATGACATCCAGATATATTGGTACACAACTTATATTTTGtcagtgtatatgtgagtgagtgtgagtgtgtgtgtgtgtgtgtgtgtgtacgagtgagatcacaaaaaaacagaatgaaGGTCTAGGGGGCTTCAGTATATTAACAAGGCATAGAGAGCAAACGACTGGACTCGGAGCGAACTGAATGCACAAACCTACTGCACATACAGCGAAGCTCTAAGATCCTTTCACATGTCCACTGATACGACATACAGAGCTTTGGAATAGCAGAGGCCGGGCCTATACAACCACCGTTAAAAACCGTCACAACCGCGTGCACCTCCTACGTAACTCCCTTAAGGTGCTTAAAAAATCCGCCCTAGCTCGACACGATCCGAGGGAGGGGTTTCTCACTTCACGTTCGTGTCGCTTCTTTCTAAATCGTTCGGTCCGTGACACGACGGAGGTTCGTTTACTACACGACTCGCGCATACCTGTCCGTCAAAAGGTTAACGCAGAGCAGCCTATTGTTATTGCACTCGTTGATCTAGCTAGGAGGCGTCTTTATTTCGTTACCACGCACGCGCAGCCAGACTCGGCGGGTCCGTCGGTGCAAATTTAGTGGACGAGATAATTCGCattaaagaagaaagaaacaaacaaacaaacaaacaaacaaacccaaagtgTCGAGCTTCCCTGATTCAAGACAGTCTGACTAGGTAGCTCGCCCTGCACAATGGCGCGAAGCGGTACCGTTGAGAACACATGCTGGAAAGCTTCTTTCAGTGGCAGctgagccacacacacaaacacacacacacacacacacacgtcagagAAGAACACACCACATGTAAAGAAGCTGCAGAAGTGGACTGATGAAGCTGTGACCGTGCGATACGTGGCCTTCCTCCTCCCCTCCTCCCACGTGTGGAGGGTTAAAAACCCTTTGTCTCAGAGAGTATTATATGAAAGATGATGTGTTCTGTTTAGatatctattaaaaaaaaaaaaagagctgatgTATAGATTGAATGTTGTAAAGCTTCGATGAGACATGTCTGCTAATAAACATGGCGGAATTTGGTGTCCCTTTGGAAAATCTTGCTTCGAACAATTCCTTATATACAAGGACAACAAGcaccgttattattattattattattattattttaaaattcggCTGCTATCCTACCCTCTAGCTGTCAATCAACCAAGTGCAAGTGGAGGACAATGGCGACGAAGACGTCAGAGATATGTTGCGCACgcaggaccaaaaaaaaaaattaaattttaaatcctgctaaacacacacacacacacacacacacacacacctcctttaaGAAGTGCACTTCAGTATAATCAGGGGTTTACTATCAGACTGCTGATTTATGGTTTATTCCCGAGACGTCACTTACTTGTGCGTCATTATATACAAAACCGTATAACTGGGCCGAACTGCTCTCAATCGAAATCCTAAACAAACCAGGAaatcctccctctctctccccccaacTGTTCCAGAAGCATCCATCTAGCTCCATTTATAGTTCAGAGACTTTCACACATCTCAATCTTAGAATTAATGAAGACTGTACAGCATTTAGCACCTAAAATACATCAATAGAAGTCCTTTAAGAGGACAAACATCCAGTCCGATTTTAATTTGCTTTAGTGACAGCACTAAAAACAGCTTCTcgccctcttctctctctctcgctctctctctgaagcATCAGCGgatcatgaaagaaaaataaataaatgggaagggaaaaaaaagaaaaaagaaaagcgaGCCTGGTTTCCCCGTGCCCCGTTCTGAATTCCCCAGAAAGGACCGTTCTGCCTTTTTGTAACTCGATGCTTGATGTTCTTTAACCCTTCAAGATGATGgtaagcaaataataataataataataataataattacagtataCAAGTTTGGGATTCACCATGCAAGAatacttgtttttcttttttcttaactTATTTTTCTCTCCTTGTGAGGGTGTCTTATGTAACATTTAATAAGCTCAAAACTACATCCagaataatttacataaaaggaCAATAGTTATTAGAAGAGCGCTGGATGGGGTGGTAGCCATGGTGATGAGCGCGTCCCGAAGGACGAGTGTCGTGGCAGGGAGGAGGAGTGGTGGTGGTACGGAGGAAGGGCCGGGGCGAGCGAGATCAGCGGCATTCCCACACTTTAACTGTTTGATCTACGCTTCCCGTCACCACGTAGGGGGAAGTCTTGTGGAAATCTGCAGGGAAGAGACGAAAGGAATTTACattagttaaaaaacaaacaaaaacaaaccgtAAGCAAAAGCTtccttaaaatgtattattcccCTAACAATTTCCCCTTCTCCGTCTGTCACACAAGCCCATTTCCTTCACTGAATCGAAACCTCGGAGAGTGGCTTTTGAATTTAGATTCTCCATTCGACGGTAATTAGGTGCGACACGTCTCGAACACGCGTGTGCGccgacgtttcttcagttcctcgCTCACGTTTCCAATTTgagttcctacctgcaatttGTTCCcatttacgtttttttttttttttaaacaaaaaaggaagACACAAAAAGATACACAACTTTACAACGTCTCATTAAAGATGCACAGAAACATTATGAAGAAAGATAAAGCTTGGAAAGGAAGCAGCGGCGGTTGTCCGTGCTTCCGGTGAATGCGCTTAGCAAACCCGGTTAAACTGTTCTGCTAATCTACTAACGAAGACGATACGAAGGCTAGCATAGCATGTACCGTGCTAATCAAACAACGACATTTCCACACAGATTACAACGAGATTGTGGCCAATTAACTATcgctgattgatgatgatggtatCACCCGTGGCTTTAAGTGGGGCGGGGGGAgggaagggggcgtggccagacATACGCATGCAGTCATGTACATGTTACATCATTACAGCGCTGAAGCTCATTACGAGTCGGGTGCAGCTGCTAATCGTAAGCATTTTTATTAACGACTGATACATTACTGATAAACCAAGGTTCACCGAACTTTGGAACGTTTCTGCGCGTCTCCAGCGTTCGCACGCGTGTGAATGGAAGTCAATGGAACGAGAAGCGTAGTGTCCCAAGCTAGTTTCTCCGTTTCTCATCGGAACCCTGGTCGAGACACCACCAAAAGAGCCAAACTGCAAGCGACTTCGTGTTTCACAGAGCGAAGGTAGAGGAACACGCGCTTCGCCCGAGCCTGATAAAGTCGGGGCgggcccccctcccccccagaGGTGATGTCACAGTGCATTGAACACACTACAAGGAGATTCTAACGGAATCTCACCCATAGAGGTAACGAAGTGTTCGTGGGCACTCAGGGTCTTCATGCAGCGCTTGTTCTTATAGTCCCAAGTGCGCAGGGTCTTATCGTCGGCACAGCTCACGATGAACCTCCCACCCGGGTGGAACAGCACACCACGCACCCAGTTGTCATGGCCCACCTTTGAAAGTAGGAGAAAGAACGCGTTTGCGTATTTGTTAAGCCAGTCGTGGTCAGGAATATGTTTCAAGGTTCTTTCACATGGTTGTAAAATGGTAATATTTTGGATTGAAACAAAAGAACCAAGGCATCAAGGTTAACTCACAAGTGTCATAAGGCACATGCCAGTACTGACATCCCACATCTTAATGGTTTTGTCTCGGGATCCAGACAACAAGAACGGACCGGGCTTACCGCTCTTCTTGTTCTACGGAAAGAACAGGAAAAACAACTATTTATGGCCGTAACACGCTACGACAAGCAACTACAACCGGTGAGTTCTGAATCTTATTGCGAGTACATAAACGGACACACCTCCGAGCCAGTGGCTTCCAGTATAGTGGGGTAGGCATTCTCCGGAGCCCAGGAGATGCACTCCACGACATGCTCGTGCTCCCGCAGCTCAGCTTTGCACTCCTTGGTGGCAGTGACCCACACACGCACGGTCTGGTCGTTGGAGCAGCTGGCCAACAGCGTGCCGTCCTGGTTGGGCCGCACCATCCTCACCCATTCCCGATGACCCGCAAACGTCTTCACACAATAACTACACACACGGAAAATTTCTTTACTATAGGTTTTACtctaatgattatatatatagcTCTAAATTAACTTTCTTTGCTTTTGTAGTATTTAAATGAAACCCTGTAGCATTTCCCCCCCTATAGTGTTTAGTGGAGCGAGAACACGAAAAGCGCTCTCGGGGTACGGACCAAAAACCACCGGTCCGAAACCAGCTGAGTGAGGTCGTCTCGGTCTGGTTCTAATCAAATCTCATTTCTGTGTTCGATTTTTACGTCTCGCTTGTCACCGATGTCCAAACAGGTGTTTATCGACGTCACTGCTGTCGCGGCTGAATCTTACTTGACCGTATCGAGCGCTACGTAGGTTCTAGAGCgccgttattttacatccttaataaggtccgtgttcagtgaacaggaaagagcgtgtatttgtacagggcttcgataATACGTCGTTATTCCTGCGCGgaggcgagtggaagatggcacccacgTCGAGGCGGCCACGAAAccgcagtggaaaagcaagctcggAAAAGTAAAGCGAGCCGAGTCGAGTCAGTGGAAAAGTAGCTGAACTCTATCCTGAATTTGATCCTGAAAATCAATTAGCGCAAAGTCGACCGGAAATCCGGTGAGTAGATACGAGCTGCCAAAGTGAGTAAGTGGATGTCCGGCTCATCAGCGACCCTTCACAGATATAAAACGCTTCCTGAGCCGTGAAACGAAAATCGGTTGCTTCTCTTTATGCTATACTTTGTGGTTATAGTTTTACTGTATTGACCAAATTGCTGCTAGAACCTCGGCTCACGCCAAACTTAAATAAGGGTCAGTGTCACTCCTGTACTCTAGCGCCGCCTCTTCGACATCGTGTTCGGACACCGTGTTCTGAACGGCGCGCGGTCACATGACCACGTGACGCAAAACATCCAGGTTCACAGTAAATACAACCCGGTCATAAACAAAACTAGGTCCTCCGGCGGTAAATTTATTGCTGTCCAGATGCGAGACGTGTTTTATCGCTGAGAATTACAGACGTCTCCCTGATAAACTAATCCAACACGAATAGGGCTAGAGACTTacgttttttatttctttacgcaaatctctctctcaaaaaaaaaacaaaaaaaacccagttcaGAATTTATACTGCATGCTTTATGATAAAGTGCAGCAACGTGCAGATCCTTTTCCTGCCTAAAATATTCACACCCACTTATAAACAGTCAGCTCCCAGTCACTGGTCTAATCAGACAAATCAGACCTTCTCTACTCACCCAGTGGCCACCTCCcacattttaatggttttatcCCTCGATGCAGACACAATATGATCACCATTGGGCATGATGGCGACTGATGACACATTGTGGTCGTGTCCTAAGAAAAGAGAACACAGGGTCAAGTATAATATACCCGTTTAGACACCGGTCAGTGTCTAAAACATCCGTGTCTTTCCAGAGTGTGAACCCATGTAGGTGCTATATTTAGATTAAAATAATTATCAGCTTAATAAAGACAAtcaagaggggggaaaaaaaggagcaCGCTTTCATCTACGCGCAGGGattaatgctttttatttttgtgatccTGCCtgccacaaaacaaacatttccatttctgttctGAGCCCACTGATGAAATAGACAAAGAAAGTAACGCGTgcgtatattattttatttacgcACCACTCCTGACAGTTATTTTAGCATACCCGTGTCCACCGGAGCCGTATATTCGCATGGTTCGCTCACCGTGCATGGTCTTGATGCATTCGAAGCCCTGGAAGTCCCAGAGTTTGATGGTCATGTCTGCCGAGCAGGAGGCCAGCAACTTTCCGGTCTGATCAAAGGAGATGTCTTGCACCGAGTCCGTATGACCCTTCAGAGTTCTCTCGAAGTCTCCCGCTTCATAGTcccacacctatacacacacacacacacacacacacacacacacacacacacacacacaaaggcattTCTTAGGTCAAGAGTCCACTCATGGTGTGATCATCTCCATCTAGTCTCCTTGCCGCTTGAGGGACGCGTCCATCTACAACACAGGATGTGAATGAACCGGTCCGCCATAAAATCCTGGACTTCAGATAGACTATCTTCTTATTCGAGTAGGCTAGtctcaaattttttatttttacattttttttttaaaggcattcTAAGTTAAATATTGTGGTAAAAGTACGGCAGATTAAAATGACTTAAATTAGAccttatttattctatttttgtcTATTTACAGTGGCATCCAGTGACACATTCctacaattaattttttaaaaagaagaagaaagaaaaaaaaaaaaaaaaaaaaaaaaaaaaaaaaaaaaaaaaaaaaaaaagagtcctaATCTAtggtatttacacacacaaaaagacacaTGAATGACAGATTCTTGCATCAAAGTGTTAAAAAAGGTCAACTCTGCTTCCTGTGAAATGTCAGCGTCCTCGAACAGACACGGCAGGAAGGTGCAGAATCCTCTGCTCAAAATGGAGAGCGGCTAAGGTGCATCTGAGGCCCAGAGAACTGCTTGCTGCGCTGTTGCTCTGGGTAACCGGTGCATCGTGACCGTCACCATAGAAACACCCGGTGAGTCAGCACAAAACAGCGAAC from Ictalurus furcatus strain D&B chromosome 18, Billie_1.0, whole genome shotgun sequence carries:
- the pafah1b1b gene encoding lissencephaly-1 homolog B, which produces MVLSQRQRDELNRAIADYLRSNGYEEAYSVFKKEAELDMNEELDKKYAGLLEKKWTSVIRLQKKVMELESKLNEAKEEITLGGPMGQKRDPKEWIPRPPEKYALSGHRSPVTRVIFHPVFSVMVSASEDATIKVWDYEAGDFERTLKGHTDSVQDISFDQTGKLLASCSADMTIKLWDFQGFECIKTMHGHDHNVSSVAIMPNGDHIVSASRDKTIKMWEVATGYCVKTFAGHREWVRMVRPNQDGTLLASCSNDQTVRVWVTATKECKAELREHEHVVECISWAPENAYPTILEATGSENKKSGKPGPFLLSGSRDKTIKMWDVSTGMCLMTLVGHDNWVRGVLFHPGGRFIVSCADDKTLRTWDYKNKRCMKTLSAHEHFVTSMDFHKTSPYVVTGSVDQTVKVWECR